One part of the Bacillus sp. FJAT-45350 genome encodes these proteins:
- a CDS encoding ATP-dependent Clp protease ATP-binding subunit — translation MKCQQCQMNEANVMLYYEVNGKRSDFRVCSDCYSNHFVNSNQSSNVFGSNQGSFSTGICEVSGTDDKQKGVLETYGRDVTEIARTGLIDPVIGRDDEVEQIAEILNRRNKNNPVLIGEPGVGKTAIAEGLALKIVEGTVPEKLRNKRVISLDVASLLSGTSYRGQFEERMKQLLDELEANKDIILFIDEIHQLVGAGKTEGSMDAGNVLKPALARGEVQVVGATTLNEYREIEKDAALERRFQPIQVREPSVKDTIAILKGIAPKYEAYHTVKYSDEVLEACAELSHRYIQDRHLPDKAIDLLDMAGAKRNLKSSVNDKTTIEKRLEEILREKQVAAEKEDYETAARLRQEELQLEEKVSSAKNIINEITVEDIEKIIEKKTGISVTKLQQAEQEKLKNLSDLLSAKVIGQDEAVQAVSKAIRRNRAGFRQQERPIASFLFVGQTGVGKTELTKVLAEELFGDRHALIRLDMSEYMEKHTVSKLIGSPPGYDGHEEAGQLTEQVRRKPYSIILLDEMEKAHPDVQNMFLQVLEDGRLTDSKGRAVSFKDSIIVMTSNATTLDTYFKPEFLNRIDSVVKFNKLEREHLLSILENMLQELLVQAQKQGVSIDMKDEVKEKLVEYGYDEKFGARPLRRAIQDHLEDKLVDVILDNESVQNITVEVIDGEIQVTPNKKI, via the coding sequence ATGAAATGTCAACAATGCCAAATGAACGAAGCGAATGTCATGTTATATTATGAAGTAAACGGTAAGAGAAGTGATTTTAGAGTATGTTCAGATTGCTATAGTAATCACTTTGTAAATAGCAATCAAAGCTCGAATGTATTTGGCTCTAACCAAGGAAGTTTTTCAACGGGAATCTGTGAAGTATCAGGTACAGATGACAAACAAAAGGGCGTACTTGAGACCTATGGAAGAGATGTAACAGAAATCGCAAGAACAGGATTAATTGACCCTGTCATTGGTCGTGATGATGAAGTAGAGCAAATAGCTGAGATATTAAATAGAAGAAATAAAAACAATCCAGTATTAATTGGCGAGCCAGGTGTAGGGAAAACAGCTATCGCAGAAGGATTAGCTCTAAAGATTGTCGAAGGAACGGTTCCAGAGAAGCTACGTAATAAAAGGGTGATTTCATTAGACGTGGCATCTCTTTTATCTGGTACATCTTACAGAGGGCAATTTGAAGAGCGTATGAAACAACTGTTAGATGAGCTCGAAGCAAATAAGGATATTATCTTATTCATTGATGAAATTCATCAACTTGTCGGTGCAGGAAAGACAGAAGGATCGATGGATGCAGGAAATGTTTTGAAACCGGCACTGGCAAGAGGAGAGGTTCAAGTAGTTGGAGCAACAACGTTAAATGAATATAGAGAGATTGAGAAAGACGCGGCACTTGAACGCCGCTTTCAACCAATTCAGGTAAGAGAACCTTCCGTAAAAGACACAATAGCAATTTTAAAAGGTATTGCGCCTAAATATGAAGCCTATCACACTGTAAAGTACTCTGATGAAGTATTAGAAGCGTGTGCAGAACTATCACATCGTTATATTCAAGACCGTCATCTACCAGACAAAGCGATCGATTTACTAGATATGGCTGGAGCAAAGAGAAACCTAAAATCGTCAGTGAATGATAAAACGACGATTGAAAAAAGACTTGAAGAAATTTTAAGGGAAAAACAAGTAGCAGCAGAAAAAGAAGACTATGAAACAGCAGCTAGATTACGTCAAGAAGAGTTACAGTTAGAAGAGAAAGTTTCTTCAGCGAAGAATATAATTAATGAGATAACAGTGGAAGATATCGAGAAAATCATTGAAAAGAAAACAGGTATTTCAGTTACCAAGCTACAACAAGCAGAGCAGGAAAAATTAAAGAATTTATCTGACCTTTTATCTGCAAAAGTCATTGGTCAAGACGAGGCAGTCCAAGCTGTTTCTAAAGCAATTCGTCGTAACAGAGCAGGCTTTCGGCAACAAGAGCGACCGATTGCATCCTTCCTTTTTGTTGGTCAAACAGGTGTAGGGAAAACAGAATTAACGAAAGTGCTGGCAGAGGAATTATTTGGTGACCGTCATGCTCTAATACGTTTAGATATGAGTGAATATATGGAAAAGCATACAGTATCAAAGCTCATTGGTTCACCTCCTGGATATGACGGGCATGAAGAAGCTGGTCAATTAACTGAGCAAGTTAGAAGAAAGCCTTATAGCATCATTCTATTAGATGAAATGGAAAAAGCTCATCCAGATGTTCAAAATATGTTTTTGCAAGTGCTTGAAGATGGAAGACTAACAGATAGCAAAGGAAGAGCGGTCAGCTTCAAAGATTCGATAATCGTTATGACAAGTAACGCCACAACGCTAGATACTTATTTTAAACCAGAGTTTCTTAACCGTATTGATTCAGTTGTAAAATTCAATAAACTTGAAAGAGAACATTTACTCAGTATTTTAGAGAATATGTTGCAGGAATTACTTGTACAGGCTCAGAAGCAAGGAGTATCAATTGACATGAAAGATGAAGTAAAGGAAAAGCTAGTTGAGTATGGGTATGATGAAAAATTTGGAGCACGCCCACTTCGAAGAGCCATCCAAGATCATCTCGAGGATAAGCTAGTTGACGTCATTTTAGATAATGAAAGTGTTCAAAATATAACGGTAGAAGTTATTGATGGTGAAATACAAGTTACACCGAATAAAAAAATCTAG